Proteins encoded within one genomic window of Cucumis sativus cultivar 9930 chromosome 3, Cucumber_9930_V3, whole genome shotgun sequence:
- the LOC101209056 gene encoding NAC domain-containing protein 72 isoform X2, which yields MGVAEKDPLSELSLPPGFRFYPTDEELLVQYLCRKVAGHNFSLQIIGDIDLYKFDPWVLPSKAMFGEKEWYFFSPRDRKYPNGSRPNRVAGSGYWKATGTDKIISTQGKKVGIKKALVFYVGKAPKGTKTNWIMHEYRLIDTSRKTGSTKLDDWVLCRIYKKNSSAQKLPRMTSSISSMECSNGGSSSTCSSSHLDDVLESLPEIKDGFFRLPRVNSLLTLQQDHENLKFQNHLMGSTNFEWASTAAATSFEGYNSVAELAPLAQSQAPSGLISSDMYIPAGQPPRSTVEQEVQSGFQRFHNFGWLQQNLSNSGDGFGF from the exons atgggAGTAGCTGAAAAGGATCCACTTTCAGAGCTTAGTCTGCCGCCGGGATTCCGATTTTACCCAACTGACGAAGAGCTTTTAGTTCAATATCTCTGCCGGAAAGTTGCCGGCCACAATTTCTCCCTTCAAATCATCGGCGACATCGACCTCTATAAATTCGACCCTTGGGTTCTCCCTA GTAAGGCTATGTTTGGAGAAAAAGAATGGTATTTTTTCAGTCCAAGAGACCGAAAATATCCAAACGGGTCAAGACCTAACCGGGTCGCTGGATCGGGATATTGGAAGGCTACCGGAACCGATAAGATTATTAGTACTCAAGGAAAAAAAGTTGGCATTAAAAAGGCTCTTGTTTTCTATGTTGGGAAAGCTCCTAAAGGAACTAAAACCAATTGGATCATGCATGAATATCGCCTCATTGATACTTCCCGCAAGACCGGTAGTAccaag TTGGATGATTGGGTTTTATGCCGAATATACAAGAAGAATTCAAGTGCGCAAAAGCTGCCACGAATGACGAGTAGCATTTCGAGTATGGAATGCAGCAATGGGGGGTCATCGTCCACGTGTTCTTCGTCGCACCTCGACGACGTTCTCGAGTCATTGCCCGAGATTAAAGACGGGTTCTTCAGGTTGCCTAGAGTTAATTCCCTTCTAACTTTACAGCAAGATCATGAGAATCTCAAGTTTCAGAATCATCTTATGGGGTCCACTAATTTCGAGTGGGCTTCCACCGCCGCTGCAACCTCCTTTGAAGGCTACAACTCGGTGGCCGAACTCGCTCCTCTTGCTCAGTCTCAGGCTCCGTCGGGGCTTATTAGTTCCGACATGTATATTCCGGCCGGCCAACCTCCGAGGAGCACGGTGGAGCAGGAAGTACAGAGTGGATTTCAACGGTTTCATAACTTTGGTTGGTTGCAGCAGAATTTGTCCAACTCGGGCGACGGTTTTgggttttga
- the LOC101209056 gene encoding NAC domain-containing protein 72 isoform X1 — MGVAEKDPLSELSLPPGFRFYPTDEELLVQYLCRKVAGHNFSLQIIGDIDLYKFDPWVLPSTYSEKYYIIAILFFVNLKFVNYLIFFYLFGFAGKAMFGEKEWYFFSPRDRKYPNGSRPNRVAGSGYWKATGTDKIISTQGKKVGIKKALVFYVGKAPKGTKTNWIMHEYRLIDTSRKTGSTKLDDWVLCRIYKKNSSAQKLPRMTSSISSMECSNGGSSSTCSSSHLDDVLESLPEIKDGFFRLPRVNSLLTLQQDHENLKFQNHLMGSTNFEWASTAAATSFEGYNSVAELAPLAQSQAPSGLISSDMYIPAGQPPRSTVEQEVQSGFQRFHNFGWLQQNLSNSGDGFGF; from the exons atgggAGTAGCTGAAAAGGATCCACTTTCAGAGCTTAGTCTGCCGCCGGGATTCCGATTTTACCCAACTGACGAAGAGCTTTTAGTTCAATATCTCTGCCGGAAAGTTGCCGGCCACAATTTCTCCCTTCAAATCATCGGCGACATCGACCTCTATAAATTCGACCCTTGGGTTCTCCCTAGTACGTATtcagaaaaatattatatcattgccattttattttttgtaaatttaaaatttgttaattacttaatatttttttatttatttggttttgcAGGTAAGGCTATGTTTGGAGAAAAAGAATGGTATTTTTTCAGTCCAAGAGACCGAAAATATCCAAACGGGTCAAGACCTAACCGGGTCGCTGGATCGGGATATTGGAAGGCTACCGGAACCGATAAGATTATTAGTACTCAAGGAAAAAAAGTTGGCATTAAAAAGGCTCTTGTTTTCTATGTTGGGAAAGCTCCTAAAGGAACTAAAACCAATTGGATCATGCATGAATATCGCCTCATTGATACTTCCCGCAAGACCGGTAGTAccaag TTGGATGATTGGGTTTTATGCCGAATATACAAGAAGAATTCAAGTGCGCAAAAGCTGCCACGAATGACGAGTAGCATTTCGAGTATGGAATGCAGCAATGGGGGGTCATCGTCCACGTGTTCTTCGTCGCACCTCGACGACGTTCTCGAGTCATTGCCCGAGATTAAAGACGGGTTCTTCAGGTTGCCTAGAGTTAATTCCCTTCTAACTTTACAGCAAGATCATGAGAATCTCAAGTTTCAGAATCATCTTATGGGGTCCACTAATTTCGAGTGGGCTTCCACCGCCGCTGCAACCTCCTTTGAAGGCTACAACTCGGTGGCCGAACTCGCTCCTCTTGCTCAGTCTCAGGCTCCGTCGGGGCTTATTAGTTCCGACATGTATATTCCGGCCGGCCAACCTCCGAGGAGCACGGTGGAGCAGGAAGTACAGAGTGGATTTCAACGGTTTCATAACTTTGGTTGGTTGCAGCAGAATTTGTCCAACTCGGGCGACGGTTTTgggttttga